The following are from one region of the Stigmatella ashevillena genome:
- a CDS encoding MopE-related protein translates to MLIGAPGDFANRGSACLVLGNTKLDLSLIKHKLSGDPSAKLGVSVSLGNLSGTNDHLELLTGATGANANKGGVYTVDGAILGTTPQAIPLSSAAKYLGAMANDAAGAALAVGDLTGDGQADLIVGAPFNESLAAQANSGVIYIVKNTVSAPHGANLSATPFRIQNTTPQIQQSELRAGTSLALADLNGDGNLDLIVGIPGYRDGAKVEAGAAFVFYGPVTGARSLSSADIKFVGASAGDLAGTAVARVGDVDWDGDEEILIGAPSTGATPGKAYLIRGGAYSGTVSLSSIAAFTGASGDQAGSSVAAGDFNSDGRLDLLIGAPGHQADKGAVYLVHGEEPAQFNGGDLLGSTVTLLEGESTGDRAGHAVASAGDFNGDGTEEILVGAPGKNGGQGIAYLIRGQLPRPWLADSDGDGFGAGLPVVDCEPPAGVTWVLGDEGRPLDCDDTRSDVHPDALELCATAGIDDNCNDAKDEDGASDAINWGRDADGDSYIDPAEPLRRSCTSPGPGWANQEGARHECSTPGADNDPNPDTYAGAPEKCDGKDNDCNELVDDGPAAVWYVDVDGDGDGSEEFLPHLAACSATAPPGYVDNKDDCNDRDSTLNRHTRWYVDADADGVGNATDFVESCTPPSGRYSRRNDDCDDNDSSVSPTLTETCESEDGPQRDNNCNGTPDDSPAATIWFTDADGDGHGGHEVLGRFCGKPASSSRTPGDCDDAQPLAFPGNTEVCEINPDPGVPPHSYFPQIDNDCDGDVNDSEGAIWWYGDGDRDGYPWDVFALLRCSNPTDRPGEVRGKYIPKPHSPPGPPPQNPPELSADEIDCNDTKPNETILRMWYPDTDNDKCGDPSKGILSCPNPENTCGQGTAYVLETGPNCR, encoded by the coding sequence GTGCTCATCGGTGCTCCGGGGGACTTCGCCAACCGAGGCTCGGCTTGCTTGGTCCTTGGTAATACCAAACTGGATTTATCTCTCATCAAGCACAAGCTCTCCGGAGACCCCTCCGCCAAGCTTGGCGTTTCGGTCTCGCTCGGAAATCTCTCTGGAACCAATGACCACCTGGAGCTGTTGACAGGAGCCACGGGCGCCAACGCCAACAAGGGCGGTGTCTACACGGTGGATGGCGCCATCTTGGGCACGACCCCGCAGGCCATCCCGCTGAGCAGCGCCGCGAAATACCTGGGTGCAATGGCCAACGACGCCGCCGGTGCGGCACTGGCAGTAGGAGACTTGACGGGGGACGGTCAAGCCGACCTCATCGTAGGCGCTCCCTTCAATGAATCCCTGGCCGCCCAGGCCAACAGCGGTGTCATCTACATCGTGAAGAACACGGTCTCGGCCCCCCATGGCGCCAACCTGTCGGCGACCCCCTTCCGGATCCAGAACACCACACCTCAGATCCAGCAGTCCGAGCTTCGGGCCGGTACCTCGCTGGCACTCGCAGACCTCAACGGGGACGGGAACCTGGATCTCATCGTGGGCATCCCGGGCTACAGGGATGGCGCCAAAGTCGAGGCAGGTGCGGCCTTTGTATTCTATGGCCCCGTGACAGGGGCCCGGTCCCTGTCCAGCGCCGACATCAAGTTTGTCGGAGCCTCCGCCGGGGACCTTGCGGGCACGGCCGTAGCGCGCGTGGGGGATGTGGATTGGGATGGCGATGAGGAGATTCTCATCGGAGCGCCCAGCACCGGCGCCACTCCCGGCAAGGCCTACCTCATCCGGGGGGGAGCGTATTCCGGTACGGTCTCACTGAGTTCCATCGCCGCTTTCACGGGCGCCTCGGGAGATCAGGCGGGTTCATCCGTGGCAGCAGGCGACTTCAACTCGGACGGCCGCCTCGACCTGCTCATTGGAGCGCCGGGCCATCAAGCAGACAAGGGGGCCGTGTACCTCGTTCACGGGGAAGAGCCCGCCCAGTTCAACGGAGGGGACCTTCTGGGTTCTACCGTGACCCTGCTTGAGGGAGAGAGTACTGGAGACCGGGCCGGCCATGCGGTAGCGTCCGCGGGCGACTTCAACGGAGATGGCACCGAGGAGATCCTCGTTGGAGCGCCGGGCAAAAATGGCGGACAGGGCATCGCGTATCTGATTCGCGGACAGTTGCCTCGCCCATGGCTTGCCGACAGCGATGGGGATGGTTTTGGCGCGGGTCTTCCCGTCGTGGATTGTGAGCCGCCCGCAGGGGTCACATGGGTCCTAGGCGACGAAGGAAGGCCCCTCGACTGCGACGACACAAGAAGCGATGTCCATCCTGACGCCCTCGAACTATGCGCAACGGCGGGAATTGACGACAATTGCAACGATGCAAAAGATGAAGATGGCGCATCAGACGCCATCAACTGGGGAAGGGACGCGGATGGTGATTCCTATATCGACCCTGCTGAACCGCTGCGGCGCTCTTGCACCAGCCCAGGTCCTGGGTGGGCCAATCAAGAGGGGGCTCGTCATGAATGCAGTACCCCCGGTGCTGACAACGACCCGAATCCCGACACCTATGCAGGAGCACCCGAAAAATGCGACGGCAAGGACAACGACTGCAACGAGCTCGTTGATGATGGCCCCGCCGCCGTCTGGTACGTGGACGTGGATGGCGACGGCGATGGCAGCGAGGAGTTCCTACCTCACCTGGCGGCCTGCTCTGCCACCGCGCCGCCGGGCTACGTCGACAACAAGGATGATTGCAACGACCGCGATTCGACCCTGAACCGGCATACCCGCTGGTACGTGGACGCGGATGCGGACGGCGTTGGCAACGCCACGGACTTCGTGGAGTCGTGCACGCCCCCGTCAGGACGGTACTCACGTCGGAACGATGACTGCGACGACAACGACTCCTCGGTCAGTCCCACCCTGACCGAGACGTGTGAGTCCGAGGACGGGCCGCAGAGGGACAACAACTGCAACGGCACCCCGGATGATTCGCCCGCCGCGACGATCTGGTTCACCGATGCGGACGGCGACGGCCATGGTGGGCACGAAGTGCTCGGCCGCTTCTGTGGAAAGCCCGCCAGCAGTTCGCGGACTCCTGGGGATTGTGATGATGCCCAGCCCCTGGCATTCCCGGGCAATACCGAGGTATGCGAGATCAATCCGGATCCCGGTGTGCCACCCCACTCCTATTTTCCGCAGATCGACAATGACTGTGATGGGGACGTCAACGACTCGGAGGGCGCCATCTGGTGGTATGGCGATGGTGACCGCGATGGGTATCCGTGGGACGTTTTCGCGCTCTTGCGCTGCTCCAACCCGACGGACCGTCCAGGCGAAGTCCGAGGCAAGTACATTCCCAAACCCCATTCGCCTCCGGGCCCGCCGCCTCAGAATCCGCCTGAACTCTCCGCCGATGAGATCGATTGCAACGATACGAAGCCGAACGAAACCATTTTGCGCATGTGGTATCCGGACACTGACAACGACAAATGCGGAGATCCCTCGAAGGGCATACTGAGTTGCCCCAATCCAGAGAACACCTGCGGACAAGGCACGGCGTATGTGTTGGAAACCGGTCCAAATTGTAGGTAA
- a CDS encoding imm11 family protein → MPQRFFRLADDVYVPRRWHLGTPSDSQSRKVHDWDFTRGAPVHVEGRLKVPIKIAGKPLDFSEAGLGIPVIHVKVASMLAERAPDDVQLIPADIEGQPDQYLVLVVTRLIRCIDEEASEVSFWTPAHGVPEKVGQYMGVDRLRIDKVKVGNAKVFIPEGWEVVLIISEEIKEALERMGATGTRFEEV, encoded by the coding sequence ATGCCCCAGCGCTTCTTCAGGCTCGCCGACGATGTCTATGTGCCCCGCCGCTGGCATCTGGGCACCCCGAGCGACAGCCAGAGCCGCAAGGTGCACGACTGGGACTTCACGCGAGGCGCACCCGTGCATGTGGAGGGACGGTTGAAGGTCCCCATCAAAATTGCGGGCAAGCCGTTGGACTTCTCCGAAGCGGGATTGGGCATCCCGGTCATCCACGTCAAGGTGGCTTCCATGCTGGCGGAGCGGGCTCCCGACGACGTGCAGCTCATCCCCGCAGACATCGAGGGCCAACCGGATCAATACCTCGTCCTCGTGGTCACGCGCCTCATCCGCTGCATTGACGAAGAGGCGTCCGAGGTGAGTTTCTGGACGCCAGCGCATGGAGTGCCCGAGAAGGTCGGGCAATACATGGGCGTGGATCGTTTGCGCATCGACAAGGTGAAGGTGGGGAATGCCAAAGTCTTCATTCCTGAGGGGTGGGAGGTCGTTCTGATCATCTCCGAGGAGATCAAGGAGGCCTTAGAGCGCATGGGCGCTACGGGCACGCGATTCGAGGAGGTCTAG
- a CDS encoding AHH domain-containing protein: protein MRLWQTLWKTEALILAVLVGCSTASPVVRVESGAGGQTIIHIPHTATAEPVEVRPEEVTQAIRSLAREVKLSGTPRETVEKLFQLDALYGDYLYLLRERKLVPLESGTPLEGALTKEEQKLVSRYKDWCRSAQGFEGDCLGGALVRGKYMDMQGRSMLAMALSKSPVLEEFEKALGEMVRMRAVLQAAMATVVTLLVLLAMPEPVTKFIAAGATVGLILWVGAKTLYNLITGWFQLMEEVKVATTFEAIQEAGEKFGKLFSREAAQAFAMVAMALLTHTAKGFAEQVGTLPGSAQVSMMAASREGILLSEISAAESVTMTTEGFSVALAPGAVAMAARGTRADRTEKHHIGTIANKKSTLRGGPWTQRFEDLFARAGMRLKDRENIVPIKGHKGPHPQRYHDIVYTRLRRALGDCGTLAECRARLLPALDELAKLIATPGTELNRLVTLGK from the coding sequence ATGAGGCTGTGGCAGACTCTGTGGAAGACCGAAGCGCTGATTCTTGCAGTGCTGGTCGGGTGCAGCACAGCTTCGCCAGTTGTCCGAGTGGAAAGCGGAGCGGGGGGACAAACCATTATCCACATCCCCCATACTGCTACGGCGGAGCCGGTAGAGGTGAGGCCAGAAGAAGTCACCCAAGCCATCCGGAGCCTGGCGCGGGAAGTGAAGCTGAGCGGCACCCCTCGTGAGACGGTGGAGAAGCTGTTTCAACTCGACGCACTGTACGGCGATTACCTCTATCTGCTCCGAGAGCGAAAACTCGTCCCGCTGGAGTCGGGCACGCCCCTGGAAGGGGCGTTGACGAAGGAGGAGCAGAAACTCGTCAGCCGATACAAGGATTGGTGTCGAAGCGCTCAGGGTTTCGAGGGCGATTGTCTGGGAGGTGCACTCGTTCGCGGGAAGTACATGGACATGCAAGGCCGCTCCATGCTCGCCATGGCGTTGAGCAAGAGTCCGGTGCTGGAGGAGTTTGAGAAGGCGCTGGGCGAGATGGTGCGTATGCGGGCCGTCCTCCAAGCAGCGATGGCGACTGTCGTCACGCTGCTCGTGCTGCTCGCGATGCCCGAGCCAGTGACCAAGTTCATCGCCGCGGGGGCGACCGTGGGGCTCATTCTCTGGGTGGGTGCCAAGACGCTCTACAACCTGATCACCGGTTGGTTCCAGTTGATGGAAGAGGTGAAGGTTGCAACCACCTTCGAGGCGATCCAAGAGGCGGGTGAGAAGTTCGGCAAGTTGTTCTCGCGTGAGGCGGCGCAAGCGTTCGCCATGGTGGCGATGGCGCTGTTGACGCACACAGCGAAGGGCTTCGCGGAGCAGGTGGGGACGCTGCCCGGTTCGGCGCAGGTGTCGATGATGGCTGCGAGCCGCGAAGGCATCCTGTTGTCGGAGATAAGCGCGGCGGAGTCGGTGACGATGACAACCGAGGGCTTCAGCGTGGCTCTGGCACCGGGCGCGGTGGCGATGGCGGCGCGCGGCACGCGTGCTGACCGCACAGAGAAGCACCACATCGGGACCATCGCGAACAAGAAATCCACCTTGCGTGGTGGCCCCTGGACTCAGCGGTTCGAGGATCTCTTCGCCAGAGCGGGAATGAGGCTGAAGGACCGAGAAAACATCGTGCCGATCAAGGGGCACAAGGGGCCGCACCCTCAGCGATACCATGACATTGTCTACACGCGCTTGCGGCGGGCGCTGGGCGACTGTGGCACCCTCGCGGAATGCCGGGCGCGGCTACTTCCCGCGCTGGATGAACTCGCAAAACTGATCGCGACACCCGGAACGGAGTTGAACCGACTCGTCACCCTGGGGAAATGA
- a CDS encoding LysM peptidoglycan-binding domain-containing protein translates to MDSIEYRVQSGDTLSSIARRHKVTEAVLSRLNGISDVNRIWAGQVLRIPKERPRPAAQAPVHKVCAGETLSGIAQHYQVTVEALAQANGISDPNHIALGRVLTIPSTGGAGQAAPRPASTQARSPATAAAHTKAKDTGSPGGVRPTVDHSAGVPAKTVPPEVLRLLEKREGKIEDHQQVYIDTEEHATAGMGHKLTASERSRYRENDRVPLSVLEDWARADVQGAYDAAVAQATRAKVGNQTLVNALACVNFQLGTAWYTEHKKTWACIVAHKWEEAAAEAADSLWHKQTPVRVKDFQAALRAMGGHSQPPVHGAGHAASGPDLKEIAHHVRDALNRVFTDEETVYLQLAKLNHDPVLIGRFKTLYKTTYRVDVVEDIKARFSNTWLFGNELGRALSYLGESSQQPSKPKPKSPPPVANPIPGTGSMKGAHTATLKKLGERARKRLNRTNDGNCAVGVSEMLSEVGYLYAGARPTVSAGIIDKAFDYSANQWISSTEDCVWVSRHDYLNAEGRLKEGKPVKTADVSACAKFMAHTLRLLKFVDCTELLRGNGWKKAAPEASVKALHALPEGAVVIFGPALSRSLQRSGRSYVRGGHRHAGHIGIVVHKDKEVLLVADGLIDSAGQKYTAEFCLQSYEWAIGFVPTTEPLKLTAKDLPSQSL, encoded by the coding sequence GTGGACAGCATCGAATACCGGGTCCAGTCGGGCGACACACTGTCCTCGATCGCGCGGCGTCACAAGGTGACGGAGGCCGTGCTCTCCCGGCTCAACGGCATCAGTGATGTCAACCGCATCTGGGCGGGCCAGGTGCTGCGCATCCCGAAGGAACGCCCCCGCCCCGCCGCGCAGGCTCCGGTGCACAAGGTCTGCGCGGGCGAGACCCTGTCCGGCATTGCCCAGCACTACCAAGTCACGGTGGAGGCCCTGGCCCAAGCCAACGGCATCAGCGATCCGAACCACATCGCGCTTGGCCGGGTGCTGACGATTCCCTCCACCGGGGGTGCCGGTCAGGCCGCCCCAAGGCCCGCTTCCACGCAGGCACGTTCTCCCGCCACCGCGGCGGCCCACACGAAGGCCAAGGACACCGGCAGCCCAGGAGGGGTCCGCCCCACGGTGGACCACAGCGCGGGGGTCCCGGCCAAGACCGTTCCGCCGGAGGTCCTGCGCCTGCTCGAAAAGCGCGAGGGAAAGATCGAGGACCATCAACAGGTCTACATCGACACGGAAGAGCACGCCACGGCGGGGATGGGACACAAGCTGACCGCCTCCGAGCGCAGTCGCTATCGGGAGAATGACCGGGTGCCCCTGTCTGTTCTCGAGGACTGGGCACGGGCCGACGTCCAGGGGGCCTACGACGCAGCCGTGGCACAGGCCACGAGGGCCAAGGTCGGCAACCAGACCCTCGTCAACGCGCTCGCCTGCGTCAATTTCCAGTTGGGGACGGCGTGGTACACGGAGCACAAGAAAACGTGGGCCTGCATCGTGGCTCACAAGTGGGAAGAGGCTGCTGCCGAAGCGGCGGACAGCCTCTGGCACAAACAAACGCCCGTCCGGGTGAAGGATTTTCAGGCGGCCTTGCGCGCCATGGGCGGCCACTCCCAGCCGCCTGTCCATGGAGCCGGTCACGCCGCCTCGGGGCCCGACCTCAAGGAGATCGCCCACCACGTGCGCGATGCCCTCAATCGCGTCTTTACCGATGAGGAGACGGTCTACCTCCAGTTGGCCAAGCTGAACCACGATCCGGTGCTCATCGGCCGCTTCAAGACACTCTACAAAACCACCTACCGCGTGGACGTGGTGGAGGACATCAAGGCCCGGTTCTCGAACACCTGGTTGTTCGGGAACGAGCTGGGCCGCGCGCTGAGCTACCTGGGCGAGAGCAGCCAGCAGCCCTCCAAGCCAAAGCCCAAGTCTCCTCCGCCCGTGGCCAACCCGATCCCAGGCACTGGATCCATGAAGGGCGCCCACACCGCGACGCTCAAGAAGCTGGGCGAACGAGCCCGAAAGCGATTGAATCGTACCAACGATGGCAACTGCGCCGTCGGCGTTTCCGAGATGCTGAGCGAGGTGGGCTACCTGTACGCGGGGGCACGGCCCACGGTCTCTGCGGGGATCATAGACAAGGCCTTTGACTACAGCGCCAACCAGTGGATCTCTTCGACCGAAGACTGTGTATGGGTCTCCCGTCACGACTACCTGAATGCGGAGGGGAGACTCAAGGAGGGCAAGCCAGTCAAAACAGCAGATGTCTCAGCGTGCGCCAAGTTCATGGCGCACACGCTGAGACTGCTCAAGTTCGTCGATTGCACCGAGCTCTTGCGCGGCAATGGCTGGAAGAAGGCGGCGCCCGAGGCGAGTGTCAAAGCCCTTCATGCACTTCCCGAAGGAGCCGTGGTGATCTTTGGCCCCGCGCTCTCGCGCAGCCTGCAGCGGTCCGGCAGGTCCTATGTCCGGGGAGGGCATCGCCACGCGGGGCATATCGGGATCGTGGTCCACAAAGACAAAGAGGTCTTGTTGGTCGCGGATGGTCTCATCGATAGCGCCGGTCAGAAGTACACCGCCGAGTTCTGCCTCCAGAGCTATGAGTGGGCCATCGGCTTTGTTCCCACCACCGAGCCCCTGAAGCTCACCGCGAAGGATCTGCCCTCTCAGTCGCTCTGA
- a CDS encoding SGNH/GDSL hydrolase family protein: MRSAPAALLALLLLAVSGPVFAAPPAPAEPPPPRPLRVLFIGNSYTYNNNLPALLEGLARSATPPLRIQTRAITRAGVRLQQHWDRGEALAALRQGPWDFVVLQEQSTLGLRLIDGRHAVNDPELTFHPYARRFAEEARKVGAHPLFLLTWARRSTPESQASLTQAYMSVARDLGAPIVPAGLAWSHVRQEFPELVLYHPDGSHPSPAGSYLTAVCLYATLTGSSPVGLASLLSGHPSPEGVLDPSRTVTLASLPPEDAERLQRVAWSTFEALRQSGGYVTGDPLPPEPLPALPEGQPLEPTTLLGTWRGELRFYSEEAGQSPATLQLVLKPQGAGLGGTGRIVFANGKSEGPFALEQLAVEPARLRFTTPVLSQGRGRVEHEAVLTSEGMSGRALYENPRNHDRYVGTWKLHRPAPPAPAPPEPPPPRE, from the coding sequence ATGCGCTCCGCTCCCGCCGCCCTCCTGGCCCTCCTCCTGCTCGCGGTGAGCGGGCCCGTCTTCGCGGCCCCTCCGGCACCGGCAGAGCCGCCTCCCCCGCGGCCCCTCCGCGTGCTCTTCATCGGCAACAGCTACACGTACAACAACAACCTGCCCGCCTTGCTGGAGGGGCTGGCCCGCTCCGCCACCCCTCCGCTCCGCATCCAGACGCGGGCCATCACCCGCGCGGGCGTCCGGCTGCAACAGCACTGGGACCGGGGAGAGGCGCTCGCCGCCCTCCGGCAGGGCCCCTGGGACTTCGTGGTGCTCCAGGAGCAGAGCACGCTGGGCTTGCGGCTCATCGACGGCCGCCACGCGGTGAATGACCCCGAGCTCACGTTTCACCCCTACGCGCGGCGCTTCGCCGAGGAAGCCCGGAAGGTGGGCGCGCACCCCCTCTTCCTGCTCACCTGGGCCCGGCGGAGCACCCCCGAATCCCAGGCCTCGCTGACCCAAGCCTACATGTCCGTGGCCAGGGATCTCGGGGCGCCCATCGTCCCCGCCGGGCTGGCCTGGTCGCACGTCCGGCAGGAGTTCCCGGAGCTGGTCCTCTACCACCCGGATGGCAGCCACCCCTCCCCCGCCGGCAGCTATCTCACCGCTGTCTGCCTCTACGCGACCCTGACTGGGAGTTCCCCCGTGGGGCTGGCCTCCCTCTTGAGCGGCCACCCGAGCCCCGAGGGCGTCCTGGATCCCTCGCGGACGGTGACGCTGGCCTCGCTCCCCCCGGAAGATGCCGAGCGCCTTCAGCGCGTGGCCTGGAGCACCTTCGAGGCACTCCGTCAGAGTGGCGGCTACGTGACGGGAGACCCCCTGCCTCCCGAGCCCCTCCCGGCACTTCCCGAGGGTCAACCGCTGGAGCCCACCACGCTGCTCGGCACCTGGCGGGGGGAGCTGCGCTTCTACTCGGAGGAGGCGGGCCAATCGCCCGCCACCCTTCAGCTGGTGCTCAAACCCCAGGGCGCGGGCCTCGGGGGCACCGGGCGGATCGTCTTCGCCAATGGAAAGAGCGAGGGGCCTTTCGCCCTCGAGCAGCTCGCCGTGGAGCCCGCCCGGCTGCGCTTCACCACCCCCGTGCTGAGCCAGGGGCGCGGCCGGGTGGAGCACGAGGCCGTGCTCACCTCGGAGGGGATGAGCGGACGGGCCCTCTACGAGAACCCGCGAAACCATGACCGGTATGTGGGCACTTGGAAGCTCCACCGTCCGGCGCCTCCCGCGCCCGCCCCTCCGGAGCCCCCACCGCCTCGGGAGTAG